One window of the Taeniopygia guttata chromosome W, bTaeGut7.mat, whole genome shotgun sequence genome contains the following:
- the LOC116806939 gene encoding histone H3-like centromeric protein A, with protein sequence MPCPKPTPRQRGAPPAPPSPWPWARRRRPGQRALQEIRRYQSSARLLLRPGPFAHLVQEICLLFTRGVNYHWQRMALLALQEAAEAFIVRLLEDTYLCSLHARQVTLFLKDLQLVRCLRGAEGGGASEWRPP encoded by the exons ATGccctgccccaaacccaccccccGGCAGCGTGgcgctcccccagcccccccatcGCCCTGGCCGTGGGCACGCA GGCGCCGCCCAGGTCAGCGGGCATTGCAGGAGATCCGCAGGTATCAGAGCAGCGCCCGCCTGCTGCTGCGCCCCGGCCCCTTCGCCCACCTG GTGCAGGAGATCTGCCTACTCTTCACCCGTGGGGTGAATTACCACTGGCAGCGCATGGCCCTGCTGGCGCTGCAGGAG GCGGCAGAGGCCTTCATCGTGCGGTTGCTGGAAGACACGTACCTGTGCTCGCTGCACGCCCGCCAAGTCACCCTGTTCCTCAAGGATCTGCAGCTGGTCCGGTGCCTGAGAGGAGCCGAGGGGGGGGGGGCATCTGAATGGCGACCCCCCTGA